The following are from one region of the Myxocyprinus asiaticus isolate MX2 ecotype Aquarium Trade chromosome 2, UBuf_Myxa_2, whole genome shotgun sequence genome:
- the LOC127455812 gene encoding transient receptor potential cation channel subfamily M member 5-like, whose product MHGLQGTPLGVLRQGRRCGRCGELVNESQEHSSLARCQCYAPLTESVGRVGEKGDERFTKPHWTAGRLGDIDFTSASRTRGKFVRVPGSTDPAEIYEILTKKWGLAPPHLVVALVGGDELAQMKPWLRDTVRKGLVRAAQSTGAWILTSGLRFGITKHLGQAVRDHSLASTSSKVRVVAIGVAPWHMIQNRELLLSAKPDHPAAYPTEDLPHGAVYSLDCNHSHFVLVDEESQRPGATAEMRVKMLKHISEQRTGYGEGTGSIEIPVLCLLVHGEPRILQRMYKNIQNSIPWLILAGSGGVADILVTLMTRGCWDANMVQELLINTFNNGQHSTEITSCVKLIQRILDHGHLLTVHDPEQDSEVDTVILKALVKACKSQSQEAQDFLDELKLAVAWNRVDIANSEIFSGDVAWSAQDLEEVMMEALINDKPDFVRLFVDNGVNMNEFLTYGRLQELYSSVSEKSLLHTLLLKKQQERQVNLASTRASGYPSTELGPRFTFHEVSKVLKDFLHDICKGFYQKLPVERVGKGQKDLPDMNRCCEYPWRDLFLWAILQNRQEMANYFWAMGPEAVAAALVGCKIMKEMAHMATEAESARSMKNAKYEQFAMDLFSECYSNSEDRAYSLLVRKTCCWSKATVLNLATEADAKCFFAHDGVQAMLTKIWWGAMRTDTSIARLMLTFFIPSLMWTRLIKFNTDEQESKGEGEPFAEMDSLETEQALLLTNENPVAAEGGSDPAVQCCSATLFRVVLRRWNHFWSAPVTVFLGNVIMYFAFLILFTYVLLLDFKPPPPQGPSAAEIILYFWVFTLVLEELRQSFFTDEDMSILKKFKLYVEDNWNKCDMVAISLFVVGLSCRMANSTYEAARTVLALDFMVFTLRLIHIFAIHKQLGPKIIIVERMIKDVFFFLFFLTVWLIAYGVTTQALLHPNDPRIDWVFRRALYRPYLHIFGQIPLEEIDAAKMLDGNCTNDVEEIVAGTLPPCPNVYANWLVILLLVIYLLVTNVLLLNLLIAMFSYTFQVVQENADIFWKFQRYNLIVEYHSRPALAPPFIIISHISQALLSLVKKTEAKQDLLERELPVGLDQKLMTWETVQKENYLAKLEREHRESSGERLRYTSSKVQSLLRTVGVLKEQEKRMATVETEVRYCGEVLSWMAECFSRSTLKCDRDVPKIPRSIASSSRNPQPQEAKRQQPSGQSGYGAEKKLPYTD is encoded by the exons ATGCATGGGCTTCAGGGCACTCCTCTG GGCGTGTTACGGCAGGGCAGGAGATGTGGGCGATGTGGAGAACTGGTGAATGAGTCCCAAGAACACAG tTCTCTGGCGAGATGTCAGTGTTACGCCCCACTCACTGAGTCTGTTGGTCGTGTGGGTGAGAAGGGGGATGAGAGATTTACTAAACCCCACTGGACAGCTGGACGTTTGGGAGATATTGATTTTACCAGTGCCAGTCGGACAAGAGGCAAG TTTGTCAGGGTGCCCGGCTCCACAGATCCAGCTGAAATCTATGAGATTTTGACCAAGAAGTGGGGTCTTGCTCCTCCTCATCTGGTGGTGGCACTAGTGGGAGGTGATGAGCTGGCTCAGATGAAGCCCTGGCTGAGGGACACAGTTAGGAAAGGCCTTGTGAGGGCCGCACAGAGCACAG GTGCGTGGATCCTCACCAGTGGTTTGCGTTTTGGCATCACCAAGCACCTGGGTCAGGCTGTAAGGGACCACTCACTTGCTAGTACTTCCTCCAAAGTGCGAGTGGTGGCCATTGGTGTTGCACCCTGGCACATGATTCAGAACAGGGAACTGCTGCTTTCTGCAAAG CCTGATCATCCAGCAGCATACCCAACTGAGGATCTCCCCCATGGTGCAGTGTATTCCCTGGACTGCAATCATTCTCATTTTGTCCTTGTGGATGAGGAGTCCCAAAGACCCGGAGCCACTGCTGAGATGAGAGTCAAGATGCTTAAGCACATCTCTGAGCAGCGCACAGGGTATGGAG AAGGTACAGGCAGTATAGAAATCCCTGTTTTGTGTCTTCTGGTTCATGGAGAGCCAAGGATATTACAG AGAATGTACAAGAATATTCAGAATTCTATACCGTGGCTGATTTTGGCTGGTTCAGGAGGAGTTGCAGACATTTTGGTGACCCTGATGACCAGAGGATGCTGGGATGCCAATATGGTCCAAGAGCTGTTGATTAATACCTTCAACAATGGCCAACACAGCACTGAAATCACTTCCTGCGTTAAATTG ATCCAGAGAATTTTGGACCATGGTCACTTGTTGACAGTGCATGACCCAGAGCAGGACTCAGAAGTGGACACAGTAATTCTTAAAGCCTTGGTTAAAG CGTGTAAGAGTCAGAGTCAAGAAGCGCAGGACTTTCTGGACGAGCTGAAACTGGCTGTGGCCTGGAATAGGGTTGACATCGCTAATAGTGAGATCTTCAGTGGAGACGTGGCATGGAGT GCACAGGACCTGGAAGAGGTGATGATGGAGGCATTGATAAACGACAAGCCTGACTTTGTGCGTCTGTTTGTGGATAACGGAGTGAACATGAATGAGTTCCTAACTTATGGCCGTCTTCAGGAACTCTACTCCTCTGTGTCTGAGAAAAGCCTCCTTCACACGCTGCTCCTAAAAAAACAACAGGAGAGACAGGTTAATCTGGCCAGCACACGGGCGTCTGGATACCCCAGCACTGAATTGGGGCCTCGTTTCACCTTCCATGAAGTCTCCAAAGTCCTAAAAGACTTTCTACATGACATCTGTAAGGGTTTCTACCAAAAACTTCCAGTG GAGCGGGTGGGGAAAGGCCAGAAAGACCTCCCAGACATGAACAGATGTTGTGAGTACCCTTGGAGAGACCTCTTCCTTTGGGCTATCCTGCAGAATAGGCAGGAAATGGCAAACTACTTCTGGGCTATG GGCCCGGAGGCAGTGGCTGCTGCTCTGGTGGGCTGTAAGATTATGAAGGAGATGGCTCACATGGCTACTGAAGCAGAGTCTGCTCGCAGTATGAAGAATGCCAAATATGAGCAGTTCGCTATGG ATCTGTTCAGTGAGTGTTATTCCAACAGTGAAGACAGAGCCTACTCTCTTCTTGTGAGGAAAACATGCTGTTGGAGCAAAGCAACTGTCCTGAATCTCGCCACTGAGGCAGATGCCAAATGTTTTTTTGCTCATGATGGGGTTCAG GCCATGCTAACTAAAATCTGGTGGGGTGCCATGAGGACTGACACTTCTATCGCCAGACTCATGCTCACGTTCTTCATCCCTTCCCTCATGTGGACCCGTCTCATCAAGTTCAA TACGGATGAACAAGAGAGCAAAGGTGAAGGGGAGCCATTTGCTGAGATGGACAGTTTGGAAACAGAGCAAGCGCTGTTGCTCACAAACGAGAATCCAGT CGCTGCTGAAGGTGGAAGTGACCCTGCAGTGCAATGCTGCAGTGCTACCTTGTTTCGCGTCGTACTGCGGCGGTGGAACCATTTCTGGAGCGCTCCAGTCACTGTGTTCCTGGGAAATGTCATCATGTACTTTGCATTCCTCATTCTATTCACTTATGTGCTCCTCCTGGACTTCAAGCCCCCACCACCACAAGGTCCATCTGCAGCTGAGATCATCCTCTATTTCTGGGTCTTTACCTTGGTGTTGGAGGAACTTAGACAA AGCTTCTTTACGGATGAGGACATGAGTATTCTGAAGAAGTTCAAGCTATATGTGGAGGATAACTGGAACAAGTGTGACATGGTGGCCATCTCTCTCTTCGTGGTGGGGCTGTCATGCAG GATGGCAAATAGCACATATGAGGCCGCACGAACAGTTCTCGCTTTGGACTTCATGGTTTTCACCTTAAGGCTCATTCACATTTTTGCCATCCACAAGCAACTCGGACCCAAGATTATCATTGTGGAGAGAATG ATTAAAGACGtgttcttcttcctcttcttcctgaCCGTGTGGCTGATAGCATATGGAGTGACCACGCAGGCCCTCCTGCACCCCAATGACCCACGCATCGACTGGGTCTTTCGCAGAGCACTTTACCGCCCATATCTCCACATATTTGGCCAGATTCCTCTGGAAGAAATAGATG CGGCCAAAATGCTAGATGGAAACTGCACTAATGATGTGGAGGAGATTGTTGCAGGCACTCTGCCACCCTGCCCAAATGTCTATGCCAACTGGCTGGTCATACTGCTGCTCGTCATCTATTTGCTTGTCACGAATGTGCTGCTGCTTAACCTCCTTATCGCCATGTTCAG CTACACCTTCCAGGTGGTGCAGGAGAATGCAGACATCTTCTGGAAGTTTCAGCGCTATAACCTTATTGTTGAATACCACAGCCGTCCTGCCTTGGCCCCACCCTTCATTATCATCAGCCACATCTCTCAGGCTCTCCTCAGCCTAGTCAAAAAGACAGAAGCCAAGCAGGATCTTTTGG aGAGGGAACTGCCAGTTGGCCTGGACCAGAAGCTAATGACATGGGAGACGGTGCAGAAGGAGAACTACCTGGCTAAACTGGAGCGAGAGCATAGggagagcagtggagagagacttaGATACACTTCCTCTAA GGTGCAGAGTTTGCTGAGGACAGTTGGGGTTTTGAAGGAGCAAGAAAAGCGCATGGCAACAGTAGAGACTGAG GTGAGGTATTGTGGAGAGGTGCTGTCTTGGATGGCAGAGTGTTTCAGCAGAAGTACTCTAAAGTGTGATAGAGATGTGCCTAAAATCCCAC GCTCCATTGCCAGCAGCTCCAGAAACCCTCAACCTCAGGAAGCTAAGCGACAGCAGCCATCAGGGCAGTCAGGGTATGGTGCAGAGAAGAAACTGCCCTACACTGATTAG